Proteins from a single region of Argopecten irradians isolate NY chromosome 7, Ai_NY, whole genome shotgun sequence:
- the LOC138326692 gene encoding fucose-1-phosphate guanylyltransferase-like produces the protein MEGHNPRTGNGIEENMSNIMKQYQFMRGKTRADHGKEFWDVMVITAGDDDQKDAFVAHIESKLSRKELPLDCPIHVVADPPGPKLGNGGSTFTGLQFLEKEYKEALYDKRVILIHAGGQSKRMPSTSILGKISAPVPSGNVFYQMLDVKLATYLPLIPRMPPGVFVCCADDFLVYNLGKEGTEGKWEFAKSGFTALAHPSTLTVGTKHGVYVVKSLDDVDTSLHIQQSDCVQVLQKPSIRSMEKHGAILDGKELKFPDGISIKGSAAYTDSAFFFGMDVAAKFLKFLKTNSPITCEIDAYGDFLQALGPKATIDYTKHTPNVTTPTPSLIPTREKVFHLLKDSNIQLLLLNSSKFIHIGTTKEYIHHYCFDSKFQQEMSIGKDVFNRWTEDDDEEDEPVTKKKMKLSDVSPGSVMHCMLPQKSFVPENSIVEYCRFEVPVHIGQNTIVSNCCYLKSETEEKSNGEEAHSKLPLKIPQNVFLHTVSTKQGNSTNYVTVLFKIDDDLKKNVPRDKAGQLPLLGATVDVFCQNCCVSVDDILPTGANSKGEGDDNGPASLWTSRLHPVTDSMTESLKLAMQIHTAVTKRTKSDILKERKLVSMDDLLHSKEVKDMLKYRNDLYHDIK, from the exons GCAAGACACGTGCAGATCATGGCAAGGAATTCTGGGATGTCATGGTTATCACTGCTGGAGACGATGATCAGAAAGATGCCTTTGTTGCTCACATAGAAAGCAAGCTATCTAGGAAAGAACTCCCCCTTGATTGTCCAATACACGTGGTGGCCGACCCTCCAGGACCAAAGTTAG GAAATGGTGGGTCGACCTTCACTGGTCTTCAGTTCCTTGAGAAAGAGTACAAAGAAGCTTTATATGACAAACGTGTAATTCTTATCCATGCTGGCGGGCAGAGTAAAAGAATGCCAAGTACTAGTATCCTAGGTAAAATATCCGCTCCCGTCCCTAGCGGCAATGTATTTTACCAAATGTTAGATGTTAAACTTGcgacttatctccctttaatacCCAGGATGCCTCCGGGAGTGTTCGTCTGTTGTGCGGATGATTTCTTGGTGTATAATCTGGGTAAGGAAGGTACTGAGGGCAAATGGGAGTTCGCAAAGTCGGGATTCACAGCGCTGGCTCATCCATCTACTTTAACTGTCGGGACAAAACACGGCGTGTACGTTGTCAAGTCTCTTGACGACGTCGATACTTCCTTACATATACAGCAATCTGACTGTGTCCAAGTCCTTCAGAAGCCATCAATTCGATCGATGGAGAAGCATGGAGCTATTTTGGACGGTAAAGAATTGAAATTCCCGGATGGAATTTCTATTAAAGGATCTGCAGCGTACACCGATAGTGCCTTTTTCTTCGGTATGGATGTTGCAGCTAAATTTCTGAAATTCCTCAAAACAAATAGTCCAATTACTTGCGAAATCGATGCATATGGGGATTTCTTACAGGCCTTAGGACCTAAAGCAACTATTgactacaccaaacatacaccTAATGTAACGACACCCACACCGAGTTTGATTCCAACTCGCGAGAAAGTTTTCCACTTACTGAAAGACTCAAACATCCAGTTGCTTCTGCTAAATTCCTCAAAATTCATCCATATCGGTACCACAAAGGAATATATCCATCATTATTGTTTCGACTCAAAATTTCAACAAGAAATGAGTATCGGTAAGGACGTTTTTAACAGATGGACCGAAGACGACGATGAAGAAGATGAACCGGTAACCAAGAAAAAGATGAAGCTCTCTGATGTGAGTCCAGGCAGTGTGATGCATTGCATGCTGCCACAAAAATCATTTGTTCCGGAAAATTCGATTGTGGAATACTGTCGGTTCGAGGTTCCTGTACATATAGGTCAAAATACCATAGTTAGCAATTGTTGTTATCTTAAGTCAGAAACCGAAGAGAAATCCAACGGAGAAGAAGCACACTCTAAACTTCCTCTTAAGATTCCCCAAAATGTCTTTCTTCACACTGTTTCCACGAAACAAGGCAATTCGACAAACTATGTAACTGTTCTCTTTAAGATTGATGATGATCTCAAGAAGAATGTTCCTAGGGATAAAGCCGGTCAGCTGCCACTTCTAGGCGCTACTGTGGACGTTTTCTGCCAAAATTGCTGTGTAAGCGTTGATGACATCTTGCCAACTGGTGCGAATAGCAAAGGTGAAGGAGATGACAACGGACCGGCCTCGTTGTGGACTTCACGTCTACATCCGGTTACCGATTCAATGACCGAGTCTCTGAAACTAGCCATGCAGATTCATACCGCTGTCACCAAAAGAACGAAAAGTGATATACTCAAGGAAAGAAAACTGGTTTCTATGGATGACCTTCTGCATTCCAAAGAAGTCAAGGACATGCTGAAGTATAGAAACGATCTGTATCATGACATCAAATAA